The genome window CAGCATCAGGATGCTTAGCACATTCAACCACCCGGACGATTCGCGCGCTGCCATATTTGGCTTTCAGGTCGATCACTTCCTCAACGCCACCAAGCTGCTGATTGACCCGCGCCACTAATTCATCTACGGGAGGCAATTCAAAATTAATCAATTGTTTGATAAGATTTAGGCTGACTTTCATATATATCAGTATACCATTCTAATCAACAGTGTAGTCAAACACCTTGATGGGAATACCTTTTTCCCTGGCTTGATCAATTGTAAACGTCGTGCCAGGGCTATCGTTGACCCGAAATGCCACTAATTCATCTGCCAGAGCAACAATCTGGCAATTACGCGCATGAAACGACTCGGCGTTGACTTCGGTAAATTCGGTGGTATCGCTCAGCACTCCAGGTCGATGTTCGGTGATGTCTCGCAAAAGAGCGACCGTCGCGACCGCATCATCTTGGCGACATTTACCGACAGCTGCTCGGTCATATAACGCTTGGCAATATAGTTCCAGCTCCACTGGCAAAAATATCCGAAACCGTGCCGCCTCCAAACCATGCTCATACGCCAGCCGAGCCGCTTCGTGATCAACACCAGTAGCGCCGCCCGTCACAATCCCGCCGCCTTCAGTAATCTTTTGTCCAACACACTGCTCAATGTCACGGCGAATCGTGTCATTCACTTCGCGCGTACCGACAACTCCGAGCCACTTCATAGTTTGCCCCGTTGACTAGATATCACCCTTGAGCGGCAATGATCTGCGCCTGAATCCGGTCAAGCTCCGCCTCATCCATCTTTGGCCCCTCGGTCGTCGTCAGCCAGCCGCGATAGCTCTCGTGGAACTCTGCATTCTCCGCCCAGACGTCAGTCCGCCCCGCCAAATCACCATGTAGCGGATACAGTTTGGCGTGCACATGCGCTACGCCCGTTCCCTCGAACACCAGCGCTACCCGCGGCGTATTAAACGCTCGTTCTAGTAGCCGCGCCACTTGACGCACTGCTCGCATAAACTCGAGATATAGCGTCTCGTCAATCGCAAAAATATAATCACCCGGATTATGCTTTGGAATGACCACTGTCACCCCCGGGGTATTTGGAAACGGCGTGAGAAACGCCAGGAACTGCTCGTCCTCCCAAACCTTCCATGATTTTACGGTGCCTGATACAATGTCGTCGAAAATTGTATGGTTCATAGTTACTCCTTTCAAATAATTATAGCAAATAATTTTAAGCTAAAGCAAAATACAACGTAAGGCTACATCCCGTGTTATACTCACAACTTCCCACTAGGTTTAGTCCTATGGTTAAACTATTGCTGCAGAGGTAATCTATTATTTTATGCCATAATTTTGACAAAATCCATTGACGTTTTGTTCTATTATTTGATATATATATCAGCCTTTGCATCCGCAAGGGTCGGCGTTTCGCCCAAAGCCATTGGGCTTGAGACGCTCCACTTCGCGAGATAATTATCTCGCCTGACTCCAAGAGGAGTTATTATGGGAACTAACAGCCAGTACGAGGGTGGTATGGGCCGCATCGGTGGAGAGGTCATGTACTGGGACAAGAACGATGACGGTACTACCAACATCTTCCCCGGTGGCATGCCCGGCGCACGGCCGCACGACCACATCGTCGTGAATGAGGACGGTGGTGTCGAGTATATGCGCGTCGACGGCGAGGTCATCAACGACTACCGCGACCACCACGGCTGATTCCTACTAAGCGGTTTGTGGCTTCCGTACAAAAAGCCACTTTTCCTTTATAATATGTCATTGATTATGGATAATCATCATACTATTATTGAGAAATTTACCGGCAAGCTTCATGAGTGCGCCTCACGTGGTCATTTTGAATTTACTAATCTGCCTATGGGGTCATATGACTTCTTTTACATCGTGACTGAAGATAGATGCTTTGCTGGTGAAGTATGTCTTTTTAAGACGCGGTCTGTGTTGTATGACCCAATGAGCCGCTCAAGTGAAGCTTCTCCGATAGTTGGCGTAGAAGATGGATCTGGTAAAATTGTAGACTCTTGCTTCTCGTTGTATAGTCAACCAGATAATTTTATATTCTTCGACGGAGACTT of Candidatus Nanosynbacter lyticus contains these proteins:
- a CDS encoding LOG family protein, translating into MKWLGVVGTREVNDTIRRDIEQCVGQKITEGGGIVTGGATGVDHEAARLAYEHGLEAARFRIFLPVELELYCQALYDRAAVGKCRQDDAVATVALLRDITEHRPGVLSDTTEFTEVNAESFHARNCQIVALADELVAFRVNDSPGTTFTIDQAREKGIPIKVFDYTVD
- a CDS encoding HIT family protein; the protein is MNHTIFDDIVSGTVKSWKVWEDEQFLAFLTPFPNTPGVTVVIPKHNPGDYIFAIDETLYLEFMRAVRQVARLLERAFNTPRVALVFEGTGVAHVHAKLYPLHGDLAGRTDVWAENAEFHESYRGWLTTTEGPKMDEAELDRIQAQIIAAQG